Proteins from one Rhizoctonia solani chromosome 5, complete sequence genomic window:
- a CDS encoding RNA recognition motif protein produces the protein MAGFDSELDALFKSSAGASVPLKPIPQPTVIPVPTLPPSLRASTSAPTKRKHEKKVGFSDQSGAKRRKPNSSERQAEKKKSKDKDDSTEEDDAVVEDAYHQGKATVPNPTKSKTSKLTSPKAKPSTLKEQAGAESQSESDSDSDPDAPPPLHESLTQKPEAERPRKKKYVPEGETPDQRDARTIFIGNLPASVAKSSAKKSLHKHILNCLTTSYPDLARPAIESSRFRSVAFKTPTAKLPSDTLSSNSKSKPNTSSSEHNRNRAAEWRATQDPEDPTHKIFQTPAQKKKTAYITGALHDSAKSSSSAYVVFAHPNPVEGSEPAWDPTEVAARAVIACNGSKFMERVLRVDRVGKREEDKQDPRTMIFVGNLDFETDEDALREMFENLVEKERGKSDAQGDDSDSESEGGQEDGSGDESEKESGSEESGDEGEAGEKDGDQGIVKPTAATDRPVTSKRWVKSVRIIRDKDTQLGKGFGYVQFIDRASVDEILALEPGTIKLAKRKLRVQRCKTIPGVSLPKTKPSSAGDKPKEPKIASKGESNQKSDRQKARPTPSKPILPRADPNLGERIRSLSKEERKSVKASDADRVARRLAKKKAKIVSERGARKASSSKANILGGRPGAPKSKKPKVGKSGKRERSDKALLKKNVKK, from the exons ATGGCTGGCTTTGATTCCGAGCTCGATGCACTCTTCAAGTCAAGT GCCGGAGCTTCTGTTCCCTTGAAGCCTATTCCTCAGCCTACTGTCATACCGGTCCCAACTCTTCCCCCAAGTCTTCGAGCCTCAACTAGTGCGCCGACGAAACGTAAACACGAGAAGAAAGTCGGATTCTCAGACCAGTCTGGTGCCAAAAGGCGGAAACCAAATTCATCGGAGCGTCAAGCGGAAAAGAAGAAATCAAAAGATAAAGACGATTCGACTGAAGAAGATGACGCTGTTGTCGAGGATGCATACCATCAAGGCAAAGCGACTGTGCCGAACCCAACAAAATCCAAGACTTCAAAGCTTACGTctcccaaagccaagccaaGTACTTTGAAAGAGCAAGCCGGAGCTGAGTCTCAGTCGGAATCCGACTCGGATTCAGATCCTGATGCTCCTCCCCCACTGCACGAATCCTTGACTCAAAAACCCGAAGCTGAGCGGCCTCGAAAGAAGAAATATGTTCCCGAGGGCGAGACACCAGACCAAAGAGACGCTCGTACAATTTTTATTGGAAATCTTCCGGCTAGCGTTGCGAAAAGT TCGGCCAAGAAATCCCTTCATAAACATATCCTTAACTGTCTGACCACCTCATACCCTGATCTTGCTCGACCTGCTATCGAATCGTCTCGCTTTAGGAGCGTGGCATTCAAAACACCCACCGCTAAACTTCCCTCCGACACCCTCTCGTCCAATTCCAAGTCGAAACCCAATACTTCCTCATCCGAGCATAACAGGAATCGCGCTGCCGAATGGAGAGCTACCCAAGACCCCGAGGACCCAACGCACAAAATATTCCAAACTCCGGCACAGAAAAAGAAAACGGCCTATATCACGGGGGCCCTGCATGATTCTGCCAAGTCTTCTTCGAGTGCATATGTAGTGTTTGCGCACCCCAATCCGGTGGAGGGGAGTGAACCTGCTTGGGATCCGACAGAGGTGGCCGCAAGAGCTGTGATAGCATGTAACGGGTCGAAGTTTATGGAGCGGGTATTGAGGGTCGACCGTGTAGGGAAAAGGGAGGAGGACAAACAGGACCCGAGAACGATGATTTTTGTCGGGAATTTGGATTTCGAGACGGACGAAGATGCATTGAGGGAGATGTTTGAAAATTTGGTGGAGAAAGAAAGGGGAAAGTCGGATGCGCAGGGAGATGATTCAGATTCAGAGAGCGAGGGGGGCCAGGAAGACGGGAGCGGAGATGAGAGCGAAAAGGAGAGTGGGAGTGAGGAAAGCGGAGACGAAGGGGAAGCGGGCGAGAAGGATGGGGACCAAGGTATCGTCAAGCCTACCGCTGCCACGGATCGCCCTGTGACTTCCAAGCGATGGGTCAAGAGTGTGCGAATCATCAGGGACAAGGATACCCAGTTGGGTAAAGGATTCGGTTACGTCCAATTTATC GACCGTGCATCGGTGGACGAGATCCTTGCTCTGGAGCCTGGAACAATTAAATTGGCTAAACGCAAGCTGCGTGTTCAGCGATGCAAGACTATTCCCGGTGTTTCCCTCCCGAAAACCAAACCATCTTCTGCTGGCGACAAACCCAAGGAGCCCAAAATAGCATCCAAAGGGGAGTCGAATCAGAAATCAGATCGTCAAAAAGCACGGCCAACTCCATCCAAACCAATTCTTCCTCGCGCTGATCCTAACCTTGGCGAGCGCATCCGCTCTTTATCAAAAGAAGAACGTAAATCTGTCAAGGCCAGCGACGCAGACCGAGTTGCACGCCGCTTGGCGAAGAAAAAGGCCAAGATCGTGTCCGAAAGGGGGGCCCGAAAGGCATCCAGCAGCAAAGCGAATATACTTGGGGGTCGACCGGGGGCACCCAAATCCAAGAAGCCAAAAGTTGGAAAGTCAGGAAAGAGGGAACGCAGCGACAAGGCTCTCTTGAAGAAAAATGTCAAAAAATAG
- a CDS encoding Ser/Thr-rich protein T10 in DGCR region, protein MCLAFWTLAHPRYALIIAANRDEFLSRPTIPANWHNFDDSDTGHEKYVLSGRDAIAGGTWLGINRKGDVALLTNITEPVGKYSSSRGELTSNFLTLSPTNETADRISSYVKTLVSQQRSYAGFNLLLASPTISTDRVDYRGVMVTNSQAGGEITSRSLSNRECLSCGLSNSNDSACETSDENEWPKVSEGRKLFDETVNLEDLDDDGLIEALCQIMSVENPKRPTTRYGLRMTISVPPIPVEPGAWSKTINPSSSELPASADAAPALSSENRKDYYGTRLTSVILVRRDGRATFVERDVWVQQSDIGELVKCSGSGSQRRFDFDLKPGREGVE, encoded by the exons ATGTGCCTTGCCTTTTGGACTCTTGCCCATCCGCGATACGCATT AATTATTGCTGCCAATCGAGATGAATTTTTATCCAGACCCACTATACCGGCCAATTGGCACAATTTTGACGACTCCGACACTGGCCATGAGAAATATGTACTTTCGGGGCGGGATGCTATAGCGGGAGGGACTTGGCTGGGCATCAACAGAAAAGGGGACGTAGCCCTTCT CACGAACATCACCGAACCAGTTGGAAAATACAGTTCGTCTCGAGGGGAGCTCACCTCTAACTTCTTAACCCTGTCCCCGACCAACGAAACCGCGGACCGCATATCATCCTATGTCAAGACGCTCGTATCTCAACAACGATCATACGCAGGATTCAATTTACTCCTCGCCAGCCCCACGATCTCCACCGACCGAGTCGATTATCGTGGGGTCATGGTCACTAACTCGCAAGCGGGTGGAGAAATCACAAGTCGATCTCTCTCAAATAGGGAGTGTTTGTCCTGTGGattgtccaattccaacGATAGTGCATGTGAAACCTCCGATGAGAACGAGTGGCCAAAAGTATCGGAAGGAAGAAAACTGTTCGATGAGACTGTAAATCTGGAGGATCTGGATGATGATGGACTTATCGAAGCGTTATGTCAAATCATGAG CGTGGAGAACCCAAAAAGGCCGACGACACGCTATGGTCTTCGAATGACCATCAGTGTCCCTCCTATCCCAGTAGAACCAGGCGCGTGGTCAAAGACGATTAATCCTTCGAGCAGCGAACTACCAGCATCGGCTGATGCTGCTCCAGCACTAAGCTCGGAGAATCGAAAAGATTACTACGGTACTCGTCTTACGAGTGTTATCCTTGTGAGAAGGGATGGGCGCGCGACGTTTGTTGAGAGGGATGTATGGGTACAGCAGAGCGATATTGGAGAGCTAGTGAAATGTTCCGGATCTGGATCGCAAAGGCGGTTTGACTT